The following proteins are encoded in a genomic region of Fusarium keratoplasticum isolate Fu6.1 chromosome 9, whole genome shotgun sequence:
- a CDS encoding Elongator complex protein 2, producing the protein MGTRPVSVEYLSSGANRQTAVADWSRSGILAFGADINVALWQPSLDPPKGVSTLLSGHKTTVKAVAFLPETDEDTNTYLITGSDDKTLILWKASKAGYDFKPIQTSSEHAGAINCITVLRVEGSQRWLIATGSADASIKIWNFENDQLALLQTIKTAPKYFPLCLSLSHVDQDGDVIVLAPAGTRDIVQILTAEAKAEQIKFEVQATLTGHEGWIRSLSFAKETSAPESDLLLASASQDKYIRIWRIHQGKELPAMAASGSDPSSDAYLPGKSPSNKAHRLKSAGKDFSVTFEALLLGHEDWIYSARWRRQDDGKLQLLSTSADNSLAIWEADPSSGIWVSMARLGEISREKGATTATGSTGGFWTGLWSPDGKSVACLGRTGSWRRWEYVPSEDSWRPCIAITGHTRAVTGITWAKNGEYLLSTSSDQTTRLHTRWNRQGQETWHEMSRPQIHGYDLNCIDSLGASQFVSGADEKLMRVFSEPKAVASMLNRLAGIGGGVDVQSMPDAANMPVLGLSNKAIDAVEDDQEIQPIDDRDRDAMDPASVVKKSYLEIEHPPFEETLSRHTLWPETEKLYGHGYEISCLAASHDGSLVASACKASSTNHAVIRLFETNRWTELRPPLTAHSLTATRLRFSVDDQFLLSVGRDRQWAVFERAPEDEAAYKLLQINPKGHTRMILDAAWAPAPSTAPVFATAGRDKQVRIWAAKLGDDGKLKFAQAAAIPCASPVTSVDFIPQLVNGRFVLAVGTELGRLNLYLIKEDGTDAVEKPACEAFCLPKAVLQLAFRPVAREGSDRAYELAIAGEDSSVRVYAFSQEYLQVPSDS; encoded by the exons ATGGGCACGAGGCCAGTGTCGGTCGAGTACCTGTCATCGGGGGCTAACAGACAGACGGCCGTTGCTGACTGGAGCCGGAGTGGGATCCTTGCGTTTGGAGCTGATATTAATGTTGCTTTGTGGCAGCCCTCG CTGGATCCTCCAAAAGGAGTCAGCACGCTCTTGAGCGGACACAAAACCACCGTCAAGGCTGTGGCTTTCCTCCCTGAAACAGACGAGGACACCAACACATACCTCATAACAGGTTCAGACGACAAGACCTTGATTCTATGGAAGGCTTCTAAAGCGGGATATgacttcaagcccatccaGACCTCTTCTGAGCATGCTGGTGCCATCAACTGCATCACTGTTCTCAGAGTTGAAGGGTCTCAAAGGTGGTTGATTGCAACTGGAAGTGCAGATGCCTCCATCAAGATCTGGAACTTTGAGAACGACCAGCTGGCGTTGCTTCAGACTATCAAGACTGCTCCCAAGTACTTTCCCCTCTGTCTTTCACTCAGCCATGTCGACCAAGATGGCGATGTTATCGTCCTGGCGCCTGCTGGCACACGAGATATCGTCCAGATCCTcaccgccgaggccaaggcggaaCAGATCAAGTTTGAGGTGCAGGCGACATTGACAGGCCATGAAGGTTGGATACGATCTCTGAGCTTCGCCAAGGAGACATCCGCCCCTGAGAGTGATTTGCTTCTCGCCTCCGCTAGTCAGGACAAGTACATCCGCATCTGGAGGATACACCAGGGCAAAGAACTACCCGCCATGGCAGCCAGCGGCTCCGACCCATCAAGCGACGCCTACCTCCCCGGCAAGTCGCCCTCAAACAAGGCTCACCGGCTCAAGTCTGCTGGAAAGGACTTTTCCGTCACTTTCGAAGCTCTGCTCCTGGGACACGAGGACTGGATCTACAGTGCCCGTTGGAGGAGGCAAGATGACGGCAAGCTGCAACTCCTGTCTACGTCGGCCGATAACTCGCTCGCCATCTGGGAGGCGGACCCGAGCTCTGGTATCTGGGTCAGCATGGCGAGACTCGGCGAGATTAGCAGAGAAAAGGGTGCGACTACAGCTACTGGAAGCACTGGCGGTTTCTGGACAGGTCTGTGGTCTCCTGATGGCAAGTCTGTTGCCTGTCTCGGCCGCACCGGTAGCTGGAGGCGCTGGGAATATGTCCCTTCAGAGGATTCTTGGCGACCTTGCATTGCTATTACAGGCCACACAAGAGCCGTCACTGGTATTACATGGGCCAAGAATGGCGAATATCTCCTGTCGACGAGCTCAGACCAAACTACACGACTTCACACTCGCTGGAAcaggcaagggcaagagACATGGCACGAGATGTCTAGACCCCAGATCCACGGCTACGACCTCAACTGCATCGATTCCCTCGGAGCCTCTCAGTTCGTGTCAGGGGCTGACGAGAAGCTCATGCGAGTCTTTAGCGAGCCCAAGGCTGTTGCTTCGATGCTTAACCGTCTCGCAGGCATCGGTGGCGGTGTTGATGTCCAGAGCATGCCGGACGCCGCCAACATGCCTGTGCTAGGCTTGtccaacaaggccattgacGCCGTGGAGGATGACCAAGAAATCCAGCCCATCGACGACCGTGACCGCGATGCCATGGATCCAGCCTCAGTGGTCAAGAAGTCATACCTAGAGATTGAGCATCCTCCTTTTGAGGAGACACTCTCTCGACACACCCTTTGGCCAGAGACGGAGAAGCTCTACGGTCACGGCTACGAGATCTCGTGTCTCGctgccagccatgatggatctCTCGTCGCCAGCGCATGCAAGGCTAGCTCTACCAACCACGCCGTCATCCGCCTTTTCGAGACAAACCGCTGGACTGAGCTCCGGCCGCCCCTGACGGCGCACTCCCTGACGGCCACCCGTCTCCGTTTCTCTGTTGACGACCAGTTCCTCCTGAGCGTCGGCCGCGACCGCCAGTGGGCCGTCTTCGAGCGCGCCCCTGAGGACGAGGCAGCAtacaagctcctccagaTCAACCCCAAGGGTCACACCCGCATGATCCTCGACGCCGCGTGGGCGCCCGCCCCGTCTACAGCACCCGTCTTTGCGACGGCCGGTCGTGACAAGCAGGTCCGCATCTGGGCGGCCAAGCTcggcgatgacggcaagCTCAAGTTTGCACAAGCAGCCGCCATCCCGTGTGCTTCACCCGTGACGTCTGTCGACTTTATCCCCCAGCTGGTCAACGGGAGGTTTGTCCTTGCGGTTGGCACGGAGCTTGGCCGGCTCAACCTGTACTTGATTAAGGAGGACGGGACAGATGCTGTTGAGAAGCCTGCCTGCGAAGC TTTCTGCTTGCCCAAGGCTGTGCTTCAGCTTGCCTTCCGACCTGTCGCGAGAGAGGGTTCAGATCGGGCGTACGAGCTGGCTATCGCAGGAGAGGACAGCTCTGTTAGGGTGTATGCCTTCTCTCAGGAGTATCTCCAAGTGCCTAGTGACTCATAG
- a CDS encoding Ubiquitin-related modifier 1, translating to MAEQSSLAITVEFSGGLEMLFSDKRHHSLSIPAVTQEGKPANIAYLIDHLCQNVMQDSRKDLFVLDNHLSAADQVANSRPGILVLINDADWELEGEEAYELENGDSILFVSTLHGG from the exons atggccgaacAGTCTAGCCTCGCCATCACGGTCGAGTTCTC TGGCGGCCTCGAGATGCTCTTCTCCGACAAGCGGCACCATTCTCTTTCGATACCTGCAGTGACCCAGGAGGGAAAGCCTGCAAACATTGCATATCTGATAGACCATTTATGTCAGAACGTCATGCAGGACTCTCGAAAGGACCTCTTTGTTCTGGACAACCACCT TTCTGCGGCTGATCAGGTGGCAAACAGTCGCCCGGGCATCCTGGTTCTGATCAACGATGCCGACTGGGAGctcgagggtgaggaggcCTACGAGCTCGAGAACGGTGATAGCATCTTGTTTGTCTCTACTCTGCACGGAGGTTAG